One segment of Manihot esculenta cultivar AM560-2 chromosome 4, M.esculenta_v8, whole genome shotgun sequence DNA contains the following:
- the LOC110613615 gene encoding ribosome-inactivating protein gelonin, translating to MKANKNLWVVAATWFCWTVAFGLARVCPITSDDKHTLGFPTVSFTTAGATPDTYSQFVQALRKELISGAESYSIPLLRQESKVSNAQRFVLVKLSNAKASTTLAIDVVNVYLVAYQVEASSYFFNDTSAAAFSDLFKGTTKTRFKFSGGYPDLKNLGADRENVDLGAISLDNAIFSLNKYSSDPNKIAAPLLVVIQMVSEASRISHIERKIMTNFYQRFRPLGDVISLENKWSALSSAIQKSNGGVFQEPVQLQKSDYTFFDVTNVKQIRPYLALLLFDSKNSVSSLGQDIDVA from the coding sequence ATGAAAGCAAACAAGAACCTGTGGGTTGTAGCAGCAACATGGTTTTGCTGGACAGTTGCATTTGGATTGGCGAGAGTTTGCCCCATAACTTCAGATGACAAACACACACTTGGGTTTCCCACCGTGAGCTTCACCACCGCCGGTGCAACTCCCGACACCTACTCCCAATTCGTGCAGGCTCTACGAAAAGAGTTGATAAGTGGAGCTGAGAGCTACTCGATACCATTGCTGCGTCAAGAATCCAAAGTTTCCAATGCTCAGAGATTTGTTCTGGTGAAGCTTTCAAATGCCAAGGCTTCTACCACATTAGCAATAGATGTTGTCAACGTCTACCTGGTGGCTTATCAAGTTGAAGCTAGTTCTTACTTCTTTAACGATACTTCTGCTGCTGCATTTTCTGATCTTTTCAAAGGCACAACCAAAACCAGGTTTAAATTCAGTGGTGGGTATCCTGATCTCAAAAACTTGGGAGCCGACAGAGAGAATGTCGACTTGGGAGCCATTTCATTAGACAATGCTATCTTTTCTCTTAACAAATACAGCTCAGATCCTAATAAAATTGCTGCTCCTCTACTGGTTGTTATCCAAATGGTTTCAGAAGCGTCAAGAATCTCACACATTGAGAGAAAGATTATGACTAATTTCTACCAAAGATTTCGCCCTCTTGGCGACGTGATTAGCCTCGAAAACAAGTGGAGTGCACTGTCTTCTGCAATCCAGAAATCTAATGGAGGAGTGTTTCAAGAACCTGTTCAGTTGCAAAAATCAGACTATACTTTTTTCGATGTGACCAACGTTAAACAGATAAGACCTTACTTAGCACTGCTGCTGTTTGATTCCAAGAACTCTGTATCAAGCCTCGGACAAGATATAGATGTGGCTTAA